A region from the uncultured Stenotrophomonas sp. genome encodes:
- a CDS encoding Diguanylate cyclase: MYRTLSPVLCCLDDLRERELPGRQGREMNGNGAAIRTDEHEQSVAATAMAEIVHPVLSPAEAALFAEFGHVREVPAGQVLFHSGEFGSSMYVIRSGIVDLDFGEDLMVKYLGPGEFFGELGLLIGNHRRGADAQASTDVVLLELGHDDFQRLVDRAPGLIAYFLRRTIMRVVSNEQVLIRQLRHRNHDLEAALDNLYTTTHQLNHTEELVRTDELTGLDNRRGLTLYLQECRQTRRMPPQGLLLIDCDHFKHINDEYGHLVGDRVLQAVANILRSVVQVDGLACRLGGDEFCLLVQEADAEKLAHVAGFILQAVHGLLERAQPVPRICPVSIGACLLDPRSDWNDWYALADSAMYEAKRLGGNRLQWPRDWLGAN; the protein is encoded by the coding sequence ATGTACCGCACGCTTTCACCGGTGCTATGCTGCTTGGATGACCTGCGGGAGCGGGAACTACCGGGGCGGCAGGGGCGGGAGATGAACGGCAACGGGGCTGCAATCAGGACGGATGAACACGAACAGAGCGTCGCCGCCACGGCGATGGCCGAGATCGTGCACCCGGTGCTGTCGCCTGCCGAAGCCGCCCTGTTCGCCGAGTTCGGCCACGTGCGCGAGGTTCCGGCCGGGCAGGTGCTGTTCCACAGCGGCGAATTCGGCAGCTCCATGTACGTCATCCGCAGCGGCATCGTCGACCTGGATTTCGGCGAGGACCTGATGGTCAAGTACCTCGGGCCGGGCGAATTCTTCGGCGAACTGGGCCTGCTGATCGGCAACCACCGCCGCGGCGCCGACGCCCAAGCCTCCACCGACGTGGTGCTGCTGGAACTGGGGCACGACGACTTCCAGCGGCTGGTGGACCGCGCCCCGGGCCTGATCGCCTATTTCCTGCGCCGCACCATCATGCGCGTGGTGTCCAACGAACAGGTGCTGATCCGGCAGCTGCGGCACCGCAACCACGACCTCGAAGCGGCGCTGGACAACCTCTACACCACCACCCACCAGCTCAACCACACCGAAGAACTGGTGCGCACCGACGAGCTGACCGGGCTGGACAACCGCCGCGGCCTCACCCTGTACCTGCAGGAATGCCGGCAAACGCGGCGCATGCCGCCGCAGGGCCTGCTGCTGATCGACTGCGACCACTTCAAGCACATCAACGACGAATACGGCCATCTGGTCGGCGACCGCGTGCTGCAGGCAGTCGCCAACATCCTGCGCTCGGTGGTGCAGGTCGACGGGCTGGCCTGCCGGCTGGGCGGCGACGAGTTCTGCCTGCTGGTGCAGGAAGCCGATGCGGAGAAGCTGGCGCACGTGGCCGGTTTCATCCTGCAGGCGGTGCACGGGTTGCTGGAGCGCGCGCAACCGGTGCCGCGCATCTGCCCGGTGAGCATCGGCGCCTGCCTGCTCGACCCGCGCAGCGACTGGAACGACTGGTATGCGCTGGCCGACAGCGCGATGTACGAAGCCAAGCGGCTCGGCGGCAACCGGCTGCAATGGCCGCGGGACTGGCTCGGGGCGAACTGA